The segment AGTTTCAACTGCTGTAAGACAGTTAATGCTTAATTTTAcctaaaatacaaatgttttttaaaacaagttTAAACCTTGCACAACATTTGGTCGTCGTGTTAATAATCCTGTCTAATTCACACACTGCTTCTTGCACTCCTCCAAATTTGAACCCAACCTCAACATATGAcagaatatatactgtatataaccgAAGTGGACTAACTCTAATCTCTAAGAACTCAAAACTAAGTCACTAGATAGTCAAGCTAACATCAACTAGGGGTGACAATGGATCATGGCTCCTATCATATGCTAAAAcctgcagtgttatttttttcatcaTGTGTTTCATTGTTCTAGTTTTGGCATTGATCTAATGCCATAGCTTAGCTTCTTAGATGATCATTTTGGAGCAGACAGTTActattactgtacatttagtCAACTAGAGGAGCTAAGGATGGACCACTGGAGGAAATTACTTAAAATCCTGATCCACATTCAACCCCACAGTTACAAACTGCACTTGATCACTGACGGTAACATTCTCATAATGGCTTGATTTCACTGTGCCAGAAAAACAAGGACGAGTCACACAGATGTGTTACAAAGAGCGATTCTGTGCACCAGCTGTAAATATTTTCACAGTCAGCAGTGTTCTTAAATGCAACTTTGAGGTActtatattttacttatttcagtgttgtttttactaCTTATTGGAGggaaatattgtacatttaagtACTGACTacttttcagattcagattaatgaaattttaatgaaatatattCAACATATACCTTATGGcataatacttttttaaaatttaagaTAAGGAGAACATTTAGAAACTACTCAGAGGTATATTAAGTAGCCAAACTAAAATGATCCCCACCTCTTCTGACTTCAGAAATTATAATTCAACAATATCGACCACATATTATTACATACTACTAATTACTACTGTACACTCACACATTTTGGAGATTGTGAATCTGTTCTGCATGTGTAAACGGTGAtcagataaatattttttttaataaacgAGCCAATCATCCATGAAAGAGGTGTGTTTACTGTGGCAgtgatagattttttttctttttgaatacAGAGTGTATCTTTTCTCTGATAAAAAATTCAGAGAGTATTTCACTTGTCCTGATAAATAAATCCTCCTCAAGAAGATTTCAGActtttgagaaaacaaacaaaagattatTATTAGATGCTGCCACGTAGAGCTACTAGTTGTTGCatattcattacatttacagctttaatgttttaagtTTCTCCCTCTGCTTTTAGAGAGGCCAAAGGCTAAAGATAATCACAAAAAGGCAAACCCTGTTTTATGGCCCCTCTGATTATAGTTGCAGTCAGCAGATCACTGTAGGCACAAACACCAGTCTAACTGCCGCACAGTTTAGTAGCCTGAACCACGCAGACATTCACAGAGCTGTAAGTTCACATCGATATACATTAATGTGATTGACAGTTAATAATTATGTTGATTTGCGTTGCTATTAAGCAAAATTCATTTGATCTGAGGTGAATGAGGTGTGTATAAACTGTGACACAGATTAAAATTCATTATGGACGTGTTCAATATGCTATAGTCAGTGTGTTAAATACAGCATATGTAGATACAAAATTATGGTGTGGAGGTTGTTCATGTCatatgatttttgtttttcaaggtTTGGTGGAAATCATAGGGTTGACAGAGTAAGTCTGCTTTTCATCTGATTGTTTGCATCAAtcttcacacattttaacatactCCCATGATTCTCACTTTCAAACTATATTATGATTATGAAATATTTCTACTGAAAATCTTCTTAGAAAATGATCAATCAAGGCATCGAATGGAGCTTACTAAACAGAGCTAACTAATGTTTCATGTTCATGTCTCCTTAAACCTATATTATAGTAATACTGAGTGCACTCAGCTTGACAGGAATTTAAAATAGTGTATTTGACTCGGCCtaacattttgacttttgcAGTGTGGTGATCTTTAAGACTTTGGTTCAATGATAAGGCTCACACAGAtaaatgctgttgttgttgatagatagataataaCGGGTGAGGTTGTGCAATGACGTAGCTGCATGATAATCTGCTTAAACTTCACGTATAGCTTTAAAGAGTCATAAACAGAATCaaggtgtgttttttcttgtttctttccttAACAAGTAACAACCTACAAAATGTAACGGTCAACTGTTTGCAAGAGAAAACTTAAGTTAAATGTCTGTCCTGTCTAAATTTGTAGGAAATTTATATTTAATCCTAAAGAGGGAATAGACAACCCAGTGATGGTCATCACAGACGATGCAGGTATCCCACATACACTAATATCCATATAGACCTACATTGATCCAAACACGAGACACATCTTCTCAATGTGACTGCACTCGTGCTTCTTCCTGCTCAGACTCTGTGATGAAGCCCAGCCCACGTTTGTGTGTCCTTAAACGAGAGGAGGGGGAGTCCTATGGCTTTCATCTGCAAGTGGAGCAGGGGCGTCAGGGTCACATCATCAGAAATGTGGAGTTAGGAGGGGTGGCAGGACGAAGTGGGCTTCAAAATGGAGACCGACTCCTGGAAGTCAACAACTGCTATGTTGTCAATGTTCCTAACTGTGAGGTAAAGTGAGCTTCTGACCTTAATAAACAGAAAGAAGCCTCTCTTAAGACCTCGAGAGAATCtgccatgtttttctttttttttatgactaAGGTGACCAGGAAGATAACGCAAAGTGGACACCAGTTATGTCTATTAGTATTGAATGAGGAGGAGTATGAAAGGGCTGTATCCCAAGGTCAAGATCTAAGAGATCTGGCAAAGGCAAACAAAGGTGAGGACTGCAAACCTCccagactctgtcacatcaCCAGGAATCCTGCCTCAGGTCTAGGCATCAGCTTCACGCCAGTGGAAGGTAACACTTCTGGTTATCCAAGGTTCAAAACAAGTTGTGCATCAGTCTGTAAGCTGAAGACTGTTTGTTGCTACACAGATGTTCCCACTGTTTCTGCTCTGTAGGACAGAAGGGTCACTTTTCTGTGAACCTGGTGacaggaggagcagctgaaaaGGCAGGAGTGCGCAAGGGAGATCGCCTGGTGTGGATGGACGGAGCCGCAGTCTCCGAGCTCACACACTCTGCACTCAGCAGGATGGTATGTGTCATCCTGTTTTTCTAATGTTGCTATTTCATTTAGatgttaaatgtcaaatgttaaaactaCAAGAGTACATGCCAATAACACAGTCACAATATTTACAGTCAATAATAAATGTTGTTCTGCTGTAGATGAAAAAATGTGGCAACCACATCACCATCCTAGTGATTGACAGTGAAAGTGAGAAGAAGTACATCCAACTGAAGATTCCCATCCTACCCTCCATGGCTGTTTCACATAACCTGCCGTACAGGGCCAGAAAACTCCAGCTGGTTTCTGGGCCTCAGGGCTACGGGTTCCTCCTCCGCTTGGAGAGGACACCATCGGGACGCACATGTGAgatgacaaaaagaaagttaaacacaAGCAGTCCCGATGTGagtcttttttctttcaataaCTGTCCTTTCAATCTATAGTTCATGTTCTGCGTGGGATGGACAGAGACAGTCCAGCAGAAAGGGCAGGTATGAGGGACGGGGAGCTGCTGTTGGAGGTCAACGGCGAGTCAGTGGAGTCACTGAAGCATGAAGAGATTGTggtcagagtgagacagagtgGACAGCAGCTCTCCATTACTACCATCACTACCCAGGGACTAGAGTTTTACACCCGGGTGGGTATCgcatgtgtttccttttttatactgtacatttacccAGATTCTCGTTTGTGAGTGTGAGCTCAGCAACACTTTTTGGATCTAAGCAAAACGAGAACAAAGCAGAAACGTCAAACCTGGAAGCCTGGCATATGTTTGACTaaatatttttcagtgtttctttcctttctgttgTTACTATAGTTGGGTCTATCGCCGCTTCTCTTCTGTGAGGATGATgcagctgagaaagaaaaggagagcagtGTACCAGCTTCTGTAGCAGAGCAGTCGTcacaaaaagaaactgaaactcCAATCAGTGACACGAGCAGCAAGGTTACTACAGCTATATGTGTATTCTGCATGATCTACTGAATTTTTATTTACTAATAAACCATGATAATATGCtttactgtgtctctgcaggaggaggaagaggaagagattACATGTTTGTGAgcaacaaagagacacagttCAGAAGACGTTCTACTGAGATGAACAAGGCAAATgtgtctattattattattattattattattattattattattattattattattattattattattattattattatatggcCAATGATGACATTGATCTAATAACTCTCTAATATACTGTGGAAATGCTTTtggttcattattattatatatctaAAAATGTTGAACATATAATGTCTTTCTCAGTTATTACCACATACCTcaatcaataaaatatgcaataaataaatgctgcacAATTTCTTCCTGTACTAAGAACCagtgtaaattaatttatataaaaagaaacaacgACAAAAAATGTGCAACCACCCGATTTGTTTCATGACTCAGCTACAAGATCACCTCATCTGAAGGAATGAGAATCTTCACCCACACCTTCTTTGAAATGTAACGCACCGGCTCTTGGActattgttgtgtgtttattgtattgttttaagTGGAAGTGGGAGatgtgtacatgtaaataaaacactgcaaataaaatgttgttgcaAAGATTGAAGTCTTGTCTAAACGTAGTGGACTTTAACCATTGTAGTTAAACCTTCTTGTGTTATAAACAGATTTATTTGGAAACTGAATTAGACTATCCGGTCTTGAACTCCCAAACACTGACATACAGCACGTagaatacaaacacacaactgactctggcaaaaacatcacacaatAGAAGATTGTAGgctttgtttgagtgtgtgtgttgtatagtGTGTACAACAGTGGTAGTATTTTTGTAGAATTGATACCTACATGTAACTGATCTGGCCAAGTCTAATTGACCTTGACATCTTTTAGCAGTATGGATCGAGGGACAGTATCTCAGATGTCATTTTATGGATCTGGGGTGATATGTAGCTTTTAAATTAATCTACCTGTTTTGTGATCTGGCATGGTCTGAAACTATGATGTCCACATTTTTCTAAATCATGATGCtaacagttattattattttttttttttaatcaaagtatGTAAATTCACCAAATACAGAATTCATCGCGCCTCCTAGTGGCCATATACCATAATTGCACCTTATGCGTTAGCTGTTATACTTTGTAATTAAAGGAGAATCAAATTATAAAGACATTCTCGGATCACACATCCACATGCTGTGAGCCAAATAGTCACGACATTCACTAATGTAAACCCTAATTAAACAAGGTTTCCTTTAAACTGGCAGCCCTTTATGTTCAGGCAGTTGTGTGGCCAGCTACAGCCGCGGGTCCTTCTACCAGCTACTGGAGGTGACATTCAGTCGGCTAGCAGGAACAGGGGGAGCAGTTAGCATCGACAAACGCTTCAACATGGCACAAGCTGTGCAAAAACTGGTCGCTAAAGTACCGACCTTGGTCGGCGGTaagttcatttgttttattattaataaaaaatgtttccaa is part of the Anabas testudineus chromosome 14, fAnaTes1.2, whole genome shotgun sequence genome and harbors:
- the pdzd3b gene encoding PDZ domain containing 3b, whose protein sequence is MGTRHNMTTSTGLVEIIGLTEKFIFNPKEGIDNPVMVITDDADSVMKPSPRLCVLKREEGESYGFHLQVEQGRQGHIIRNVELGGVAGRSGLQNGDRLLEVNNCYVVNVPNCEVTRKITQSGHQLCLLVLNEEEYERAVSQGQDLRDLAKANKGEDCKPPRLCHITRNPASGLGISFTPVEGQKGHFSVNLVTGGAAEKAGVRKGDRLVWMDGAAVSELTHSALSRMMKKCGNHITILVIDSESEKKYIQLKIPILPSMAVSHNLPYRARKLQLVSGPQGYGFLLRLERTPSGRTFHVLRGMDRDSPAERAGMRDGELLLEVNGESVESLKHEEIVVRVRQSGQQLSITTITTQGLEFYTRLGLSPLLFCEDDAAEKEKESSVPASVAEQSSQKETETPISDTSSKEEEEEEITCL